In a single window of the Elaeis guineensis isolate ETL-2024a chromosome 8, EG11, whole genome shotgun sequence genome:
- the LOC105050538 gene encoding uncharacterized protein encodes MLSIENLSDPSVPCKASALKSDERASGTLAFQEAADPIGLADETQHPHFSIRDYVSNSRSKDVTKNWPFPLKLLQLCLEYGVSDVLPPFEPPDLVRGQCCRRVEFEHQIACSYSEQNSTEVKSLETKDIGPILDSIEHEFCLPPDQLVVECSDQAQHLLSLSRKSKVDRRIHSGDELISVEPEPVSTITNHGRIKRISGQTSERPCTVNVNKSASEASSELEVEEPPLLPEKLEVRCEPSEKKCRSVVKLSSTSETIREEDIVSSSSTVSDPMASKVCPVCKTFTSTSNTTLNAHIDQCLSEESDTKRGVPKLSKVKPRKKRLMVDIYTTAPRCTIEDLDRRNGTNWAVDLALVAAAGEVSCESKRPKLSISGASNDGNDGAVYVDSNGTKLRIISKFTDVPPVNSKENRKLRKHVKGITAGKSSLISKKKCFKSKYSKYMKTNQHKKRLCSFKLFRGKTLVTQIGDCHSNTYDKKEESLSCILNAEDQAKSHGPGTLRQWVCSKRSGPSRKFNKKGTHRSMESTVPSTLDTSVEGNQPDPGNSSVVKSHILKLSRSAEVLASSPKTKRVDILSNSVHATHNSNTRPPKPPKLNSRLSPENTSLASGLMLKPSRSSGNFVSSPRNKREEIQLSTLQKSDNSSDINTIPSECCHPSPQTRKRSMSKKNVLLGKSFSFEESKGDEGEKRLTVKKFRKHRSISVSGKRRGKLPSDINKGLHGSTEDFGFDHSPRANETSNANQPSLSENLTISRVRESEQEREGFSTMVKQQDAKKRLHLGARADCYASDIEASDMQCEPFGCDDVANQPSMDKAVNEHGGGENLIIQHLAPAFSPRLTPRPSELEHGESFCGSEAPLEGRLNDEQVLQCDVTRNKIINKHIEQVGEEGNLCILKQSEDQRSTSIKVSSTSLIVPVDMVLGFPQENSSITTLRMTSSQDRNLAGGIEASGSLASTSSNICPCSPELSQSKDSDAKQCVKDAADQDKLSSSLLNNSVLPCVASTRGTEGMKLIRNQVKAIAAVTEPEKLSHDQPCYCFCRESLSQESPQPLRQSTVTKSIFSSKGKQIVSNLCIRPTISSSSSAFHCLKTGEISAPILESPTESILAEVSSDFASKIPPGSDFGPPSPYSHAQGQATSNPIFRLMGKDLFLKNEELAQLPKVLPSDSDYASTMKCLPLGLTSMNNGLSKISFSYQQHQIPIGCAVLSQDSPKAKQQVSGFVGVPSIKSQQKRGKKLRSPLPSSIGTTTASQHHQNPLSSVHPPYRDVIVIDDSSEVEAELSRSVPSPAVALPPAFQASSTLIPPRPFSCFPPKSPYVSREVRGIVRPSYSLSHPMANAYIPVKHDNTSEGSVPLSSYMFQSPSTAHLTPSLCYSRTFQ; translated from the exons AAATCACTTGAAACTAAAGATATTGGTCCAATTCTCGATAGCATTGAGCATGAATTCTGTTTGCCACCAGATCAATTGGTTGTAGAGTGTTCAGATCAAGCTCAACACTTATTATCATTGTCTAGAAAATCTAAGGTCGATCGCAGAATCCATTCAGGTGATGAACTGATCAGTGTTGAACCTGAACCGGTCTCCACCATTACGAATCACGGTCGGATCAAGAGAATATCGGGCCAGACCAGTGAACGACCTTGCACAGTAAATGTAAATAAAAGTGCTTCGGAAGCATCATCAGAATTAGAGGTTGAGGAACCTCCTTTGCTGCCGGAAAAGCTTGAAGTCAGATGTGAACCATCGGAGAAGAAGTGCAGGTCAGTTGTAAAGTTGAGCAGCACATCCGAGACCATCAGGGAGGAAGATATAGTATCCAGTTCCAGCACTGTTTCAGATCCCATGGCTTCAAAGGTTTGCCCTGTTTGTAAGACATTCACATCCACATCAAACACCACTTTGAACGCTCACATTGATCAGTGCCTCTCTGAGGAGTCTGATACCAAGCGGGGCGTGCCCAAGCTTTCAAAAGTGAAACCAAGGAAGAAAAGGCTGATGGTGGATATCTATACAACTGCACCCCGCTGCACGATCGAAGACCTTGATAGAAGGAACGGCACGAACTGGGCTGTAGACTTAGCTTTGGTGGCAGCGGCTGGTGAGGTTAGCTGTGAAAGCAAAAGACCAAAGTTGTCAATATCTGGTGCCTCGAATGATGGAAATGATGGGGCGGTTTATGTTGATTCAAATGGGACGAAGCTTCGAATTATATCTAAGTTCACTGATGTACCACCAGTGAATTCAAAGGAGAATCGTAAGTTGAGGAAGCATGTGAAAGGCATTACAGCAGGCAAGAGTTCtttgatcagcaagaagaagtGTTTCAAATCCAAGTACTCAAAGTATATGAAAACTAATCAACATAAAAAAAGATTGTGCTCATTCAAGCTGTTTAGAGGCAAG ACTCTAGTGACACAAATTGGAGATTGCCATTCAAATACTTATGACAAGAAGGAAGAATCCCTATCGTGCATATTGAATGCTGAAGACCAAGCCAAGAGTCATGGTCCTGGAACATTAAGACAGTGGGTATGCTCTAAACGATCGGGTCCCTCAAGAAAATTCAACAAAAAAGGCACCCACAGAAGTATGGAAAGCACAGTGCCTAGCACTTTGGACACTTCTGTGGAAGGTAATCAGCCAGATCCAGGTAATTCTTCTGTTGTTAAAAGCCATATTCTGAAACTTTCGAGGTCAGCTGAGGTCTTGGCCTCTTCTCCAAAAACCAAAAGAGTGGACATTCTATCTAATTCTGTCCATGCTACTCATAATTCGAATACAAGGCCTCCAAAACCACCTAAATTGAATTCTAGGTTATCTCCTGAAAACACTTCTTTAGCTAGCGGTCTCATGCTGAAACCATCAAGATCATCCGGGAATTTTGTTTCTTCGCCAAGAAACAAAAGAGAAGAGATACAGTTGAGTACCTTACAGAAGTCTGATAATTCTTCTGACATTAATACAATACCTTCCGAGTGTTGTCATCCCTCACCTCAAACCAGAAAAAGGTCAATGTCAAAGAAGAATGTTTTGCTAGGAAAGTCATTCTCTTTCGAAGAGAGCAAAGGTGATGAGGGTGAGAAAAGATTGACCGTTAAGAAGTTCCGGAAGCATAGATCCATATCAGTCTCTGGTAAACGGAGAGGAAAGTTACCATCTGACATCAACAAAGGACTGCATGGTTCTACTGAAGATTTTGGCTTTGATCATTCTCCAAGAGCTAATGAGACGAGCAATGCCAACCAGCCCAGTTTATCTGAGAACCTAACAATCTCCAGAGTTCGAGAATCTGAACAAGAAAGAGAAGGCTTCTCTACAATGGTTAAGCAGCAGGATGCTAAAAAGAGACTGCATTTGGGAGCTAGAGCTGACTGCTATGCTTCTGACATTGAAGCTTCAGATATGCAGTGTGAGCCCTTTGGCTGTGATGATGTTGCAAATCAACCTTCCATGGATAAAGCTGTTAATGAACATGGCGGCGGCGAAAATCTAATTATTCAACATTTGGCACCAGCTTTCAGTCCCAGGTTGACCCCACGGCCATCTGAGCTAGAACATGGAGAATCTTTCTGTGGATCTGAAGCACCATTGGAAGGTAGACTGAATGATGAGCAAGTTTTGCAATGTGATGTTACCCGTAACAAAATAATCAACAAGCACATTGAACAGGTGGGCGAGGAGGGGAACTTATGCATACTTAAGCAATCAGAAGACCAAAGAAGTACTTCCATCAAAGTGTCTTCTACTTCTCTGATTGTCCCTGTGGACATGGTTCTTGGGTTTCCTCAAGAGAATTCATCAATAACCACATTAAGGATGACGTCAAGTCAAGATCGTAATTTGGCTGGTGGTATAGAAGCATCTGGTTCTCTCGCTTCAACTTCCTCAAACATCTGTCCTTGTTCTCCAGAACTTTCCCAATCAAAAGATTCTGATGCAAAACAATGTGTGAAAGATGCTGCTGACCAAGATAAGTTGAGCTCGAGCTTGTTAAATAACTCAGTATTGCCATGTGTTGCAAGCACCAGAGGAACTGAAGGAATGAAGTTAATAAGAAATCAAGTTAAGGCAATTGCAGCAGTGACGGAACCTGAAAAGTTGTCACATGATCAACCTTGCTACTGCTTTTGCAGGGAAAGCCTTTCACAAGAATCTCCTCAGCCCTTGAGACAAAGTACTGTGACTAAGTCCATATTTTCTTCAAAGGGAAAGCAGATTGTATCCAACTTGTGCATTAGGCCAACCATCTCCTCGTCTTCTAGTGCTTTCCACTGTTTGAAAACTGGTGAAATATCTGCCCCCATCCTGGAGTCACCTACGGAATCCATTTTAGCAGAAGTTTCTTCAGATTTTGCTTCTAAAATCCCACCAGGGAGCGATTTTGGGCCACCAAGCCCATATTCTCACGCTCAGGGTCAGGCCACTTCCAATCCAATATTCAGGCTGATGGGTAAGGATCTATTTTTGAAAAATGAAGAGTTGGCACAACTTCCTAAAGTTCTTCCTTCTGATTCAGACTATGCCTCAACAATGAAATGTCTACCTCTGGGACTTACTTCCATGAACAATGGCTTGAGTAAGATTAGCTTCTCATACCAACAACATCAAATTCCAATTGGCTGTGCGGTCCTCAGCCAGGATTCACCAAAAGCTAAGCAGCAGGTAAGTGGCTTTGTGGGGGTTCCTTCGATAAAGTCTCAgcagaagagaggaaagaaactCCGTTCTCCTCTGCCATCTAGCATAGGGACAACTACCGCATCTCAACATCACCAAAATCCTCTTTCTTCTGTTCATCCTCCCTACAGAGATGTAATTGTAATTGATGATTCTTCTGAAGTTGAGGCTGAACTGAGCAGAAGTGTACCTAGTCCAGCAGTAGCTTTGCCACCAGCTTTTCAAGCTTCCAGTACTCTTATTCCTCCAAGGCCTTTCTCCTGCTTCCCACCAAAGAGCCCATATGTGTCAAGAGAAGTCCGAGGAATTGTCAGGCCTTCCTACTCTCTGTCACACCCAATGGCCAATGCTTATATCCCTGTGAAGCATGATAACACTTCAGAAGGCTCAGTCCCGCTCAGCTCTTATATGTTCCAATCACCTTCAACAGCCCATCTGACACCATCATTGTGCTATAGTCGGACCTTCCAATGA